One Massilia sp. 9096 genomic window carries:
- the dctA gene encoding C4-dicarboxylate transporter DctA, with translation MLSSTTDAKAIERTTVRRWYKQLWIQVLVAMALGILTGHFFPDLGTKLQPLGDGFIKLIRMLIAPIIFSTVVLGIAKMDDMARVGRVAIKGLLYFEVMTTIALVIGLVVVNIWQPGAGMHVNASNLDTHSIKGYVAQGHEAGIIPFLMNIIPTTMVGSLAEGQILQVLLVSVLLGFALVRFGAAGKPVIDLLEALSQVFFGMVAIVMWAAPLGAFGAIAFTVGKYGAGALLSLGNLLLCFYVTCLIFIFAVLGPISRLCGFSLFKLMRYLREEILVCLATTSSESVLPRMLIKMEQLGCKSSVVGLIIPTGYSFNLDGTCLYLASVTVFLAQATNTPLDITQQIILLGVLLLTSKGAAGVAGAAFVVLAATLSTVGTIPVASVALILGVHRLLSEGLTPTNLIGNAVATIVISKWENALDSDQMHRVLNRE, from the coding sequence ATGCTGAGCAGTACAACGGACGCCAAGGCGATCGAACGCACGACGGTGCGGCGCTGGTATAAACAGTTATGGATTCAAGTGCTGGTCGCGATGGCGCTCGGCATCCTCACCGGCCACTTCTTCCCCGACCTGGGCACCAAGCTGCAGCCACTCGGCGATGGCTTCATCAAGCTGATCCGGATGTTGATTGCGCCGATCATCTTCTCCACCGTCGTTCTGGGCATCGCCAAGATGGACGACATGGCGCGCGTCGGGCGCGTGGCCATCAAAGGCTTGCTTTACTTCGAGGTCATGACCACGATCGCCCTCGTCATCGGCCTGGTCGTCGTCAACATCTGGCAACCGGGCGCCGGCATGCACGTCAACGCCTCCAACCTGGACACGCATTCGATCAAAGGCTATGTGGCGCAAGGCCATGAAGCCGGCATCATCCCCTTCCTGATGAACATCATCCCGACCACCATGGTCGGCTCGCTCGCGGAAGGCCAGATCCTGCAAGTGCTGTTGGTCTCGGTACTGCTCGGGTTTGCGCTGGTGCGCTTCGGCGCCGCCGGCAAGCCGGTGATCGACCTGCTCGAAGCGCTGTCGCAAGTCTTTTTCGGCATGGTCGCCATCGTCATGTGGGCGGCGCCACTTGGCGCGTTCGGGGCGATCGCCTTCACGGTGGGAAAATACGGCGCCGGCGCCCTGCTCTCGCTGGGCAACCTGCTGCTGTGCTTCTACGTCACCTGCCTGATCTTCATCTTCGCGGTGCTCGGTCCGATTTCGCGCCTGTGCGGCTTCAGCCTGTTCAAGCTGATGCGCTACCTGCGCGAGGAAATCCTGGTCTGCCTGGCCACCACTTCGTCCGAAAGCGTACTGCCGCGCATGCTGATCAAGATGGAGCAGCTCGGCTGCAAGTCCAGCGTGGTCGGCCTCATCATCCCCACCGGGTATTCGTTCAACCTGGACGGGACCTGTCTCTACCTGGCCAGCGTGACCGTATTCCTCGCGCAAGCGACCAATACCCCGCTCGACATCACCCAGCAGATCATCCTGCTCGGCGTGCTGCTGTTGACCTCCAAGGGTGCGGCCGGCGTGGCCGGTGCCGCCTTCGTCGTACTGGCCGCCACGCTGTCGACGGTCGGCACCATCCCGGTGGCAAGCGTGGCCCTGATCCTCGGCGTGCACCGCCTGCTGTCCGAGGGCCTGACGCCGACCAACCTGATCGGCAACGCCGTCGCCACCATCGTGATCTCGAAGTGGGAGAACGCGCTGGACAGCGACCAGATGCACCGCGTTCTCAACCGCGAATAA
- a CDS encoding porin yields MSSPVPTAAGRAFACALGGTILCCAAASAQAQTNVQVYGLVGSYFGSIKRSDNVDRTTVVGSGGLTTSWWGIRGSEDLGDGTKAIFQLEQFFQPDTGGAGRSPTDPTGFSRSGWVGLSGSYGQLTIGRHTSPYYVSMQMVNPFGSSVVFSPLVVQSYVASFSNTVIGDTVWNNVIQYVAPTVGGLSTTIVYAPGEVAGNSSVNNAGVHLRYVHDKLTAVLSAQRVRTAAVAPSTGQEAYLAGMAYDAGWAKLYASAQATDNAVTNIRSRTWQLGTSVPVTAGGSILVSWAHTTQDNPKAVVGTHDTAGLGYDYFMSRRTDVYLTYLYDHIEGKVKGNSYALGIRHTF; encoded by the coding sequence ATGAGCAGCCCTGTCCCTACGGCCGCAGGCCGCGCCTTTGCCTGCGCGCTAGGCGGTACCATCCTTTGCTGTGCTGCAGCCTCGGCACAGGCACAGACCAACGTCCAGGTCTACGGCCTGGTCGGCAGCTACTTCGGCAGTATCAAGCGCAGCGACAACGTCGACCGTACGACCGTCGTCGGCTCCGGCGGCCTGACGACTTCCTGGTGGGGCATTCGTGGCAGCGAGGACCTGGGCGACGGCACCAAGGCCATTTTCCAGCTGGAGCAGTTCTTCCAGCCCGACACCGGTGGCGCCGGCCGCAGTCCCACTGACCCGACCGGCTTCTCGCGTAGCGGCTGGGTCGGCCTGTCGGGCAGCTATGGCCAACTGACCATCGGACGCCATACCTCGCCGTATTACGTATCGATGCAAATGGTGAATCCGTTCGGCTCGTCGGTGGTGTTCTCGCCGCTGGTGGTGCAAAGCTACGTGGCGTCGTTCAGCAACACCGTGATCGGCGATACTGTGTGGAACAACGTCATCCAATATGTCGCGCCGACGGTCGGCGGGCTGAGCACGACCATCGTCTACGCACCCGGAGAGGTGGCCGGCAACAGCAGCGTCAACAATGCGGGCGTCCATCTGCGCTACGTACACGACAAGTTGACCGCCGTACTGTCGGCACAACGCGTACGCACCGCCGCGGTCGCTCCATCGACCGGACAGGAAGCCTATCTGGCAGGCATGGCCTACGATGCCGGCTGGGCCAAGCTGTACGCCTCGGCGCAGGCCACCGACAATGCCGTCACCAACATCCGGTCGCGCACCTGGCAGCTGGGCACTTCGGTGCCGGTCACGGCAGGCGGCTCGATCCTGGTCTCATGGGCCCATACCACGCAAGACAATCCGAAGGCCGTGGTGGGCACGCACGACACCGCCGGTCTGGGTTACGACTACTTCATGTCGCGCCGCACCGACGTGTACCTTACTTACCTGTACGACCATATCGAAGGCAAGGTCAAGGGCAACAGCTACGCGCTTGGCATCCGCCACACTTTCTAA